One genomic region from Candidatus Bathyarchaeia archaeon encodes:
- the dph5 gene encoding diphthine synthase, producing the protein MGELVFVGVGLHDEGGMSLKGLEEVKGADSVFVELYTSFLPGFSLERFEALACKSLRVVSRRELEEENGEVVLRAAERGKAVLLVPGDPFIATTHIALRIAAEKRGIKTRVVHGASIISAAVGLSGLHNYKFGKSVTIPFQENFSETPYMVIAQNKGLGLHTLCLLDINVEENRFLAVEEALEALLKIEGKRKMRVVTDGTLVVGVARAGSPNPTVKAGFVNELLNYDFGGPPYSLIFPGRLHFMEAEALMVLADAPSSILELVE; encoded by the coding sequence TTGGGTGAGCTTGTGTTTGTTGGTGTCGGCTTACATGATGAGGGGGGCATGAGCCTTAAAGGCCTAGAGGAGGTTAAGGGTGCCGACAGTGTTTTCGTTGAGCTTTACACCAGTTTTTTGCCGGGCTTTTCTTTGGAGCGTTTTGAGGCTTTGGCTTGTAAGAGTCTGAGGGTTGTTTCTCGGAGAGAGTTGGAGGAGGAGAACGGCGAGGTTGTTTTGAGAGCAGCTGAGCGTGGGAAAGCAGTTTTGCTTGTTCCTGGTGACCCTTTTATTGCCACTACTCATATAGCCTTAAGAATTGCGGCTGAGAAACGCGGAATAAAAACCCGTGTTGTTCATGGGGCATCTATAATTTCTGCGGCTGTTGGGTTGTCTGGCTTGCATAATTACAAGTTTGGCAAGAGCGTTACCATTCCGTTTCAAGAAAACTTTTCAGAAACCCCCTACATGGTGATTGCCCAAAACAAGGGACTTGGGCTTCACACGCTCTGTTTGTTGGACATAAACGTGGAGGAGAACCGTTTTTTGGCCGTTGAGGAAGCCCTTGAAGCCCTCTTAAAGATTGAGGGGAAGCGGAAGATGAGGGTTGTGACTGATGGAACGCTTGTTGTTGGTGTGGCTAGGGCTGGAAGCCCAAACCCAACAGTTAAGGCTGGCTTTGTTAATGAACTTTTGAATTATGATTTTGGCGGTCCGCCCTACAGCCTAATTTTTCCAGGAAGACTGCACTTTATGGAGGCCGAAGCGTTGATGGTGCTTGCTGATGCCCCTTCAAGCATTTTGGAGTTGGTGGAATGA
- a CDS encoding adenylyltransferase/cytidyltransferase family protein — MAEEKKREKRRRKRVVLASGTFDLLHLGHVRFLEEAKKAGGKNAELIVIVARDSTVEKRKGSRPVIPESQRRALVESLKVVDEAVLGYEDFNIGKVIEKIKPDIIAVGHDQNGMEKVVRDYVKEKGLKIKVVKIGKFSEDELDSSSKIKQKIIEHYRRRSE; from the coding sequence GTGGCCGAAGAGAAAAAGAGAGAAAAGCGAAGAAGAAAGCGGGTAGTTTTGGCTTCCGGAACCTTTGACCTTCTACATCTTGGACACGTGCGCTTCCTTGAGGAAGCGAAAAAGGCTGGCGGGAAAAACGCTGAGCTAATTGTTATTGTGGCTAGGGACAGTACCGTTGAAAAGCGTAAGGGTTCAAGGCCGGTCATACCGGAGAGCCAGCGACGCGCCTTGGTGGAGTCTTTAAAGGTTGTGGATGAAGCCGTTTTGGGCTACGAGGACTTTAACATAGGCAAGGTTATTGAAAAGATTAAACCCGACATAATTGCTGTGGGCCACGACCAGAATGGAATGGAGAAAGTCGTCAGAGACTATGTGAAGGAGAAGGGGCTCAAAATCAAGGTTGTGAAGATTGGCAAGTTTAGCGAGGATGAGTTGGACAGCTCTTCGAAGATTAAGCAGAAAATCATTGAGCATTATAGAAGGCGAAGCGAATAG
- a CDS encoding ECF transporter S component, which produces MDKMKTLHVAMAAICAALYALIGRLTDLGITFGGVAFWPAAVIPAVFSVLFGPWVGGTGAAIGIFIRDMLFHGDPLLSLSAGVTANFAGGFLIGYFARTSLNWKRISTSMCIGSVTIIAGLLLPTVLLPSESELFTGWPAYISIIVFTVAVIASIAIMMAVVKFWPEWRSYTVGSIIGLGVAAAIIAPVVWAYSQVFFSPEGYFKAPLPPEFMPLIFVWTFATEIPFVLLIGPPIIKACRNAFPSLTQTGKSE; this is translated from the coding sequence ATGGATAAAATGAAAACGCTGCATGTTGCAATGGCTGCTATTTGCGCAGCCTTATACGCCTTAATTGGACGCCTAACAGATTTAGGCATAACCTTTGGAGGGGTAGCCTTCTGGCCTGCAGCCGTCATACCAGCAGTTTTCTCTGTTCTTTTCGGGCCATGGGTTGGCGGAACAGGCGCAGCCATAGGCATATTCATCCGCGACATGCTTTTCCACGGAGACCCATTGCTGAGCCTTTCCGCGGGTGTGACCGCCAATTTTGCTGGAGGCTTTTTGATAGGCTATTTTGCTCGTACAAGCCTAAACTGGAAGAGGATAAGCACAAGCATGTGCATAGGCAGCGTTACCATAATTGCTGGTTTACTTTTGCCCACTGTTCTGTTGCCCTCGGAATCAGAGCTTTTCACAGGCTGGCCCGCCTACATCAGCATAATTGTTTTTACAGTGGCGGTTATTGCAAGCATAGCCATTATGATGGCTGTTGTCAAGTTTTGGCCTGAATGGAGAAGCTACACAGTCGGCTCCATAATAGGGTTGGGAGTTGCAGCCGCAATAATAGCCCCGGTGGTTTGGGCCTACAGCCAAGTGTTTTTCTCTCCTGAAGGATACTTTAAGGCACCTCTTCCGCCAGAGTTTATGCCACTAATATTTGTTTGGACCTTCGCCACAGAAATTCCCTTCGTCCTTCTAATAGGTCCGCCAATTATCAAGGCTTGCCGCAACGCTTTCCCATCGCTAACCCAAACCGGAAAGAGCGAGTAA
- a CDS encoding DUF120 domain-containing protein — MSEAKAWRHIFTLLKLAELGAHRRTAKISTEYLARKLGVSQQSASRHLIELEHKGWIKRTMTPEGCLIKMTELGVAELKRLYSSLRFLMEAAYPPSVTLEGVVFTGLGEGAYYVTRDPYRRQFIEKLGFDPYPGTLNLKLVTDYDVKTRSELEAYPAIEIEGFKNENRTFGPVKCYPAIIENKVKGALVAALRSHYDASVIELIAPICLRKHLALKDGHKVKVEVLTLP; from the coding sequence ATGAGCGAGGCAAAGGCTTGGCGCCACATTTTCACACTTTTAAAATTGGCGGAGCTTGGAGCCCACCGAAGAACAGCCAAAATCTCAACAGAATATTTGGCTCGAAAGCTGGGCGTTTCCCAACAGTCGGCATCCCGCCACCTAATAGAGCTCGAACATAAGGGCTGGATTAAAAGGACAATGACGCCTGAAGGCTGCCTAATAAAAATGACGGAGTTGGGCGTAGCAGAGCTTAAAAGGCTATACTCGAGCCTACGCTTCCTTATGGAGGCTGCTTATCCGCCATCAGTAACCCTCGAAGGCGTGGTCTTCACCGGATTAGGCGAAGGAGCCTACTACGTGACAAGAGACCCATATAGACGGCAGTTTATTGAAAAGCTCGGCTTCGACCCCTATCCGGGAACGTTAAACCTAAAACTTGTAACTGATTATGACGTGAAAACCCGTTCAGAGCTTGAGGCTTACCCGGCAATAGAAATTGAAGGCTTCAAAAACGAGAACCGAACCTTCGGACCAGTGAAGTGCTATCCGGCAATAATAGAGAACAAAGTTAAGGGCGCCCTTGTAGCAGCTCTGAGAAGCCACTACGATGCATCAGTCATCGAACTAATAGCCCCAATATGTCTAAGAAAGCATCTAGCCCTAAAAGACGGCCACAAGGTGAAAGTGGAAGTTTTAACCCTTCCATAA
- a CDS encoding ABC transporter permease has translation MNFQRINALTKKELKKTFREPAVLFMIFLFPLVFVLTFGVSFGGLGNSQPVYNIGVVNLDSASSESAPQKFIEALSNTTLLHVQVYADNETAQNDLSQGKIQGVIIIPTVFSQSLASYYVAPNNPSSWINATILLYLDKGSVVATQAIPPIIQNVLATFLNQQAAPSPINVQIASLIDVRRISAFEFMAPGMFTFASIFLIMMVAQSFTQDRENGMLKRIRTTPITPAEFMTSQVFSYMLIALIQAALVFTATYLMGFRPAVSLSAYLLAFIFLLIFSLSNVGFGLVTATISKTSGAATGISFLFVLPQLFLGTFVGASLSSTAQTVSRFVPSYYVTDALTSLLLRGATTTSPTIIFDLTIVAVSCVAILAIGIILYAKCFKI, from the coding sequence ATGAATTTTCAAAGAATAAATGCCCTAACAAAGAAGGAATTAAAGAAGACTTTTCGGGAACCAGCCGTCCTCTTTATGATTTTCCTATTCCCATTAGTCTTTGTCTTAACCTTTGGAGTTTCCTTCGGCGGTTTAGGCAACTCCCAACCAGTTTACAATATAGGTGTGGTTAACTTGGACTCAGCTAGTTCTGAAAGTGCACCGCAAAAATTCATTGAGGCATTGTCAAACACTACACTCTTACATGTGCAAGTTTACGCCGACAACGAGACAGCCCAAAATGATCTTTCTCAAGGAAAAATTCAGGGGGTCATAATTATTCCAACAGTCTTCAGCCAAAGCCTCGCCTCCTACTATGTAGCACCAAACAATCCAAGCAGTTGGATAAATGCCACCATTCTGCTCTATTTAGATAAGGGTTCAGTTGTTGCCACGCAGGCTATACCGCCCATAATCCAAAACGTTTTAGCCACATTTTTAAATCAGCAGGCAGCCCCAAGTCCTATCAACGTGCAAATTGCCTCTTTAATAGATGTGAGGCGGATTTCAGCCTTCGAGTTTATGGCGCCGGGCATGTTTACCTTCGCCTCCATATTCCTCATAATGATGGTTGCCCAGTCCTTCACACAGGACCGCGAAAACGGCATGTTGAAAAGAATTAGAACAACGCCCATAACACCCGCAGAGTTTATGACAAGCCAAGTATTTTCCTACATGCTTATAGCCCTAATTCAAGCAGCGCTCGTTTTCACTGCAACTTATTTGATGGGTTTCAGACCAGCAGTTAGCCTTTCCGCCTACCTCCTCGCCTTCATCTTCCTTTTAATTTTCTCACTATCTAACGTAGGCTTCGGCTTAGTCACGGCGACAATTTCAAAAACTTCTGGGGCAGCCACAGGAATATCCTTCCTCTTTGTACTGCCACAACTTTTCCTCGGAACCTTCGTAGGCGCTTCCCTCTCATCCACCGCGCAGACGGTAAGCCGATTCGTGCCAAGCTACTACGTCACAGACGCCTTAACATCCCTTCTTTTAAGGGGCGCCACCACAACAAGTCCAACAATAATCTTTGACCTGACAATCGTGGCGGTGTCATGCGTCGCCATTCTAGCCATAGGCATAATTCTCTATGCAAAATGCTTCAAAATCTAG
- a CDS encoding type II/IV secretion system ATPase subunit → MESEKGLKFALKLKKGATEAEEEFKDLMREEAELAGFMEVQKWSVPEGYVEIEYYPLKPPFSYAAIIQNEETLEYLYVLDELPLTREEREGYFRLRNILEFELQAPEGEETLAESFRRQMPAILAKHRKVLEGISPIGLRKILYYLERDIVGYGKIDPLMYDDYVEDIGCSGVNKPIYLWHRKYENIKTNIVFRDEQELEDFVMRMVHKSGKHVSIAFPIVDVTLPEKHRLAVSFGKETTPYGTAFTIRKFRRDPFTIIDLIENETINESIAAYLWLLMENKMSVMIIGATGAGKTTALNAIACLIKPSYKIISVEEVAEINLPHENWTSTIARSGFGAESEGEITLYDLIKSAVRHRPDLIIVGEVRGEEAYVLFQALATGHGGLCTLHAEDVDTAIKRLTQPPMNIPTSIIPLMNCVITVKHVRTPVFLESGRRLSSRKFISVTEIKDYNSYQEVFSWNPSTDTFRENLAESYMLKRMASSLDIPIERLIDELEYRKRVLAHMVEHGIRDYKSVNKVLSKYYNNPELFQREFLGKGGW, encoded by the coding sequence ATGGAGAGTGAAAAAGGTTTGAAGTTTGCATTAAAACTTAAGAAGGGCGCGACAGAGGCTGAGGAAGAATTTAAGGATTTAATGAGAGAAGAAGCCGAACTAGCCGGATTTATGGAAGTTCAGAAGTGGAGCGTTCCCGAAGGTTATGTGGAAATTGAGTATTACCCGTTAAAGCCGCCCTTCTCATATGCAGCAATCATACAGAACGAGGAGACATTGGAATACCTATACGTTTTAGACGAGTTGCCATTAACAAGGGAAGAGCGGGAAGGCTATTTTAGACTCAGAAACATTCTGGAATTTGAATTACAAGCCCCAGAAGGCGAAGAAACCCTTGCAGAGTCTTTTAGGCGGCAAATGCCAGCAATCCTCGCAAAACACCGCAAAGTGCTTGAGGGAATATCCCCCATAGGATTGAGGAAAATCCTCTACTACCTTGAGAGGGACATTGTTGGATATGGTAAGATAGACCCGCTAATGTATGATGACTATGTTGAGGATATTGGATGCAGCGGGGTAAATAAGCCCATATACCTTTGGCACCGCAAATACGAGAACATTAAGACAAACATTGTTTTCAGAGACGAGCAGGAGCTGGAAGACTTTGTCATGCGGATGGTTCACAAGTCTGGAAAACACGTCAGCATAGCCTTCCCAATAGTGGACGTGACGCTGCCGGAAAAACACCGCTTAGCCGTTTCTTTTGGCAAGGAAACAACGCCATACGGAACAGCCTTCACCATCCGCAAATTCCGCAGAGACCCTTTCACAATAATAGACCTGATTGAGAACGAGACAATAAATGAGAGTATAGCCGCCTACCTTTGGCTTTTAATGGAGAACAAAATGTCAGTGATGATTATCGGAGCTACGGGTGCTGGAAAAACCACAGCCCTAAACGCCATTGCATGCCTCATAAAGCCCAGCTACAAAATAATCTCTGTTGAAGAAGTTGCAGAAATAAACTTGCCCCACGAGAACTGGACTTCAACGATTGCGAGGTCCGGCTTCGGAGCTGAAAGCGAGGGCGAAATAACCCTTTACGACTTGATTAAGTCGGCGGTGCGCCACCGCCCAGACCTAATAATTGTAGGCGAGGTTCGAGGTGAAGAAGCCTATGTTCTTTTCCAAGCATTAGCCACCGGGCATGGCGGCTTATGCACGCTCCACGCTGAGGATGTTGACACAGCCATAAAAAGGCTTACACAACCGCCCATGAACATCCCAACATCAATAATTCCGCTTATGAACTGCGTAATCACTGTTAAGCATGTTAGAACTCCGGTTTTCCTAGAGTCTGGGAGGAGGCTTTCAAGCAGAAAGTTCATAAGCGTGACGGAGATAAAGGACTATAATAGTTATCAGGAAGTTTTCAGCTGGAATCCGTCCACAGACACTTTTAGGGAGAATTTGGCTGAAAGTTACATGCTCAAAAGGATGGCTTCAAGCCTCGACATCCCAATTGAAAGGCTTATTGACGAGTTAGAGTACCGCAAGCGAGTTTTAGCCCATATGGTGGAGCATGGCATCCGCGACTACAAAAGCGTAAACAAGGTTCTAAGCAAGTACTACAACAACCCGGAGCTCTTCCAAAGGGAGTTTCTGGGAAAAGGCGGGTGGTAA
- a CDS encoding DUF357 domain-containing protein, which yields MSLNELVAKYIASANHVFNEITVADGCASFSMDKVKQVLELAKAYLQDAKYYRDAGKLEVSLASVAYCEGLLDALKMLGMVRFEWPKRKREKSEEESG from the coding sequence ATGAGCCTAAACGAGCTTGTTGCAAAATACATTGCTTCAGCCAACCACGTTTTTAATGAAATAACAGTTGCAGATGGTTGTGCCAGCTTTTCCATGGATAAGGTTAAGCAGGTTTTGGAGCTTGCAAAAGCCTATCTACAAGATGCAAAGTATTATAGGGATGCGGGAAAACTTGAAGTAAGCCTAGCTTCTGTGGCTTACTGTGAGGGCTTATTGGACGCCTTAAAAATGTTGGGAATGGTGAGGTTCGAGTGGCCGAAGAGAAAAAGAGAGAAAAGCGAAGAAGAAAGCGGGTAG
- a CDS encoding type IV pilin, whose product MMLLKSRKALSTVVTTLIILVVSVLLATVVTFYAINATTTRVQEESLQITKLHVWCTNDGDASAAFMITNTGGRDVVLDKITVRGRECNTSYVYYWKLDDATPPDLEWVAGGNDPKTNLNSKYQSYGANFEQLGNKSLTLRSGARMVVYAYNLKWISTSDIGVSISVVVFTSNAQYYKETNVKAVIPTP is encoded by the coding sequence ATGATGTTGTTAAAGAGTAGGAAGGCGTTAAGCACTGTTGTGACAACGCTCATAATCCTAGTGGTTTCAGTGCTATTGGCAACGGTTGTAACATTCTATGCCATAAATGCAACAACGACGAGGGTGCAGGAGGAAAGCCTCCAAATAACAAAGCTGCATGTTTGGTGCACCAATGACGGTGACGCTTCAGCTGCATTCATGATAACTAACACTGGCGGACGAGACGTGGTCCTAGACAAAATAACAGTAAGGGGACGTGAGTGCAATACATCATACGTTTACTACTGGAAACTTGACGATGCCACACCGCCTGATTTAGAATGGGTAGCTGGCGGTAATGATCCAAAAACGAATCTTAATAGTAAATACCAGAGCTACGGAGCGAATTTTGAACAGCTTGGCAATAAATCCCTGACTTTACGCTCTGGAGCTCGCATGGTTGTCTACGCGTACAACCTCAAATGGATATCAACCAGCGACATCGGCGTGTCCATAAGCGTGGTAGTCTTCACATCTAACGCCCAATACTATAAGGAAACAAACGTCAAAGCCGTCATACCAACACCATAA
- a CDS encoding type II secretion system F family protein produces the protein MQIPRPKIFGRMLSRFTEEDTSEINRELPFAALLFTILAASEVTLYESWKKLCTIDHLPQFRKEAREVVRQVEVLGYDPLTVMQRRAEKTKSKNYREFLLGYVSAVRSGGNIVNYLKSKLRSIFDVQSAAAIRSIERLGTLVEAYAVMLIVTLCSYILFIVFSATSIFEPMKATGTPGISTDVVCLLIFLLTPLISLVFMIVAHMERKSNLVGIKTPYKVAAVAIIAASGFIASVLMVPQLQFLRNPQILPLVLTICLLTVSIPPAIIYMEIARINNAAENAMPSFLRDVTEARKTGLSPEKSIVHATKRPGYGKFSEVLRLIRSQIEWGVPLRKIFASIKRKIQTWPVLVNFLILVETIKMGGGSSVALEILTEYSEKQKDVETNKKSLLRPYVILAFIWSVLIALTTTMVALTVYTLTRLSLPGSTPMSFVVMQDQMSLFSLGILVQCWLSGFFVGKVSEGTFAAGFKYSAMLVLTAHISLALSQSLLGGMFGLV, from the coding sequence GTGCAAATTCCAAGACCTAAAATTTTTGGGCGAATGTTGAGTCGCTTCACAGAAGAGGACACAAGCGAAATAAACCGTGAGCTTCCTTTCGCCGCTCTGCTCTTCACAATATTGGCTGCCAGTGAGGTAACTCTATACGAGAGCTGGAAAAAACTCTGCACCATAGACCACCTGCCACAATTCAGGAAAGAGGCGAGGGAGGTCGTTAGACAAGTTGAGGTTTTGGGGTACGATCCATTAACGGTGATGCAGAGGCGAGCTGAAAAAACTAAGTCCAAAAATTATCGTGAATTCCTGCTTGGATACGTTTCGGCTGTTAGAAGCGGCGGAAACATTGTAAACTACTTGAAAAGCAAGCTTCGGTCAATATTTGATGTTCAAAGCGCCGCCGCCATCCGCTCTATAGAGAGGCTTGGCACCCTTGTGGAAGCCTACGCCGTCATGCTAATCGTAACCCTATGCTCCTACATACTCTTCATAGTTTTCTCGGCAACATCAATATTTGAACCGATGAAAGCGACAGGAACACCGGGAATCTCCACAGACGTTGTTTGCCTCCTAATATTCCTCTTGACGCCTTTGATTTCGCTTGTCTTCATGATAGTTGCCCACATGGAGAGAAAAAGCAATCTTGTTGGAATTAAAACGCCGTACAAAGTTGCAGCAGTCGCCATAATAGCCGCCAGCGGCTTCATAGCATCCGTTTTGATGGTTCCTCAGCTTCAATTTCTTAGAAACCCGCAAATTCTACCCCTTGTCTTAACCATCTGCCTACTAACCGTTTCGATTCCACCGGCGATAATCTACATGGAAATTGCCAGAATAAACAATGCTGCTGAAAACGCCATGCCAAGCTTCTTAAGGGATGTTACCGAAGCCAGAAAAACTGGGCTTTCGCCAGAAAAAAGCATAGTTCACGCCACAAAACGCCCCGGCTATGGAAAATTCTCCGAAGTCTTGAGGCTTATAAGAAGCCAGATAGAGTGGGGCGTGCCCCTTAGGAAGATATTTGCAAGCATAAAGAGGAAAATCCAAACATGGCCTGTTCTGGTAAACTTCCTCATCCTCGTCGAGACCATTAAGATGGGTGGGGGCTCAAGCGTAGCCTTAGAAATTTTGACCGAGTACAGCGAGAAACAGAAGGACGTGGAGACGAACAAGAAGTCTCTGCTTAGGCCCTATGTTATCTTGGCTTTCATATGGAGCGTCCTCATAGCCTTAACAACAACAATGGTTGCCCTAACCGTTTACACATTGACACGTTTGTCGCTTCCGGGCTCCACGCCGATGTCCTTTGTTGTGATGCAGGACCAAATGAGCCTCTTCTCTTTGGGCATACTAGTGCAGTGTTGGCTTTCAGGCTTCTTTGTGGGGAAGGTTAGCGAAGGAACCTTCGCCGCTGGCTTCAAGTATTCAGCCATGCTTGTCTTAACGGCGCACATTTCGCTGGCGCTTTCCCAGAGCTTGTTGGGCGGGATGTTTGGGCTTGTTTAA
- a CDS encoding phosphopantetheine adenylyltransferase yields the protein MAAKRFKVVAVGGTFDELHKGHKALLLKAFEVGEQVLIGLCTDEFVAKMSKPHIVASYEERLAELKAFLQEHGLMERAKIIPLNDVYGVTLQRGCLEALIVSKETEPTARKINEERAKLGLEPLNIIVIDMVPSENHAPISTTRIRRGEIDREGRLIRRLV from the coding sequence TTGGCGGCTAAAAGGTTTAAGGTTGTGGCTGTTGGCGGAACCTTCGACGAACTCCACAAGGGACACAAAGCTCTGCTCTTGAAGGCCTTTGAGGTTGGCGAACAAGTTTTGATAGGCCTATGCACAGATGAGTTTGTGGCCAAAATGAGTAAGCCTCACATAGTGGCTTCATACGAAGAACGCCTAGCGGAGCTAAAGGCTTTTCTGCAAGAGCACGGTTTAATGGAAAGGGCAAAAATAATTCCGTTAAATGATGTTTACGGCGTCACATTGCAGAGGGGCTGCCTGGAGGCGTTAATAGTCAGCAAGGAAACAGAACCAACAGCCAGAAAAATAAACGAGGAGAGAGCCAAACTTGGACTAGAACCCCTAAACATAATCGTCATAGACATGGTTCCCTCAGAGAATCATGCACCCATATCCACAACACGAATTCGAAGGGGCGAAATAGACCGAGAAGGACGCCTAATAAGGCGGTTAGTCTAG
- a CDS encoding ATP-binding cassette domain-containing protein, with protein MVEFAIVMENVVKRFEDVVAVNGISLKVFCGELFGLLGPNGAGKTTTVSMLCGLLKPTSGFVWVGGYDVQRESAKVKGLIGVCPQETAVYPYLTGVENVELFGNLYALDKETLKSRRDMLLEKLGLTQDARRKVEKYSGGMKRRLSIVLALIHNPQIIFLDEPTIGMDPQSRHAVWDFLQELKKEGKTIFLTTHYMEEAEYLCDRVGIIDYGRLIALGTPKNLISKNNVNNLEEVFIKLTGRRIREEIL; from the coding sequence ATGGTTGAGTTTGCCATAGTAATGGAGAATGTTGTTAAACGTTTTGAAGATGTTGTTGCCGTTAATGGCATAAGCCTTAAAGTATTTTGTGGTGAACTTTTTGGTTTGCTTGGTCCTAATGGGGCTGGTAAAACCACGACTGTGAGTATGCTTTGCGGTCTTCTGAAGCCTACAAGCGGCTTTGTTTGGGTAGGCGGCTATGACGTGCAAAGGGAAAGCGCTAAGGTTAAGGGGCTTATAGGCGTTTGCCCTCAGGAAACCGCCGTTTACCCATATTTGACTGGTGTGGAGAATGTGGAGCTTTTCGGGAACTTATACGCCTTAGACAAAGAAACGCTTAAAAGCAGGCGGGACATGCTTCTTGAAAAGTTGGGTTTAACCCAAGACGCCCGTAGAAAAGTTGAAAAGTATAGCGGCGGCATGAAAAGGCGGCTAAGCATTGTTTTGGCTTTAATTCACAATCCTCAAATCATATTTTTGGACGAACCTACTATAGGCATGGACCCTCAGTCTCGCCATGCCGTCTGGGACTTTCTGCAAGAGCTGAAAAAGGAGGGCAAAACGATTTTCTTAACAACCCACTATATGGAGGAGGCGGAATATCTCTGCGACCGGGTAGGCATAATTGACTATGGACGACTTATCGCCCTTGGCACTCCTAAAAACCTAATCTCCAAAAACAACGTCAACAACCTCGAAGAAGTTTTCATAAAACTAACCGGGCGAAGGATAAGGGAGGAAATCTTATGA
- a CDS encoding type IV pilin, whose protein sequence is MKMLKNKRALSTVVTTLIILVVSVLLATVVTFYAINVTTTRVQEESLQITNLHVWCNDTGYATAAFVITNTGGRDVVLDKITVRGVEIPGSSIYYRTVTSVSDPPYNNTPPEGYNPVGDNALVLSSGSRMTIYLFGLNHISTSDIGVTVSVVVFTANAQYHKETNIEAAPSA, encoded by the coding sequence ATGAAGATGTTAAAGAATAAAAGGGCATTGAGCACAGTAGTGACAACGTTGATCATCCTAGTGGTTTCAGTGCTATTAGCGACCGTCGTAACGTTCTACGCCATAAACGTGACAACAACCAGAGTACAAGAGGAATCATTACAGATAACAAATCTGCATGTTTGGTGCAACGATACAGGATATGCAACGGCAGCCTTTGTCATAACTAACACTGGCGGACGAGACGTGGTCCTAGACAAAATAACAGTGAGAGGAGTGGAAATCCCAGGGTCAAGTATATACTATAGAACTGTTACCTCGGTGTCGGATCCCCCCTACAACAATACTCCACCCGAAGGATACAACCCTGTTGGAGATAATGCTCTAGTGTTGAGTTCAGGGTCTCGAATGACAATTTACCTGTTTGGCTTAAACCATATATCAACCAGCGACATCGGTGTAACCGTGAGCGTTGTGGTCTTTACGGCTAACGCCCAATACCACAAGGAAACAAACATAGAAGCAGCGCCATCTGCCTAA